From the genome of Pelagicoccus enzymogenes:
CAGTTGCGAGGCAATCCTTAGCGATGAGCTCTGCGAAGGTCCTGATTCTTATGACCTCGCCGCTCGACAAGATCGTTCATGCCTTAAGAGTCGTCGAGTCCATCAAGCGCCAGCAGCCGGAGCTTGAGTTTACCTGGGTGGTGCGACGCTTCTACGAGCCCTTGGTGGCCTCTTTCGGGTTCGTGGACCGAACAATCGTGTTCCGGCGCAGCGAAGCGTTGACGAGCTTTGCGGGTCTGCTTCGGGAGATCCGCCGCGAACGCTATGATTATGTGCTGGATTTCGAGGGTTACGCGCGGACGGGGGCGATGTGCTTTTTTGCCCGGGGCGGCCGCAAGATCGGTCTGCGCTCGGCTCGGGAGGGAGCGAGCATTTGTTACGGGGAAGTGGTTTCGAAGTCGGCGGACGATAAACGTCACTTGCTGGAGCGTTTCCTCGATTTTGGCTCCATTTTCGGATTCAGGCCGGAGTTGCGCGAGCGGCTTCCTTTGGTTTCTCCAGCCTTGCTGCCGGCCTGCGTCGAGGAATTGCTGGCGGGCGGTCGCAAGCTGGTTTGCCTTTTTCCGGGGCGATTCAAGGCGGAGCGGTCGTGGCGGGGAATGGAAGAGCTGGCTTCGCGCCTTGTGGAGCTTCGCAGTGATGTGGAGGTTATCTTTTTGGGAATGGTGCCGTTTGTATTGGAAGGTCCACTACCAGAGCGAGCTCATGACTGGCAGGGGAAGTTCACTTGGGGCGAGCTGTGCTCGATTGTT
Proteins encoded in this window:
- a CDS encoding glycosyltransferase family 9 protein — translated: MSSAKVLILMTSPLDKIVHALRVVESIKRQQPELEFTWVVRRFYEPLVASFGFVDRTIVFRRSEALTSFAGLLREIRRERYDYVLDFEGYARTGAMCFFARGGRKIGLRSAREGASICYGEVVSKSADDKRHLLERFLDFGSIFGFRPELRERLPLVSPALLPACVEELLAGGRKLVCLFPGRFKAERSWRGMEELASRLVELRSDVEVIFLGMVPFVLEGPLPERAHDWQGKFTWGELCSIVAEAELVVSNDNGLGHLGGALGTANLTLYTFVSPEVRGVFPVDAENNAALRVPRGQVSLLAVDQVLEASEKLLAL